A genomic stretch from Hymenobacter psoromatis includes:
- a CDS encoding reactive intermediate/imine deaminase: MSHQIILTDQAPAPIGPYSQAVKAGNTVYVSGQIPLSAAGQLVGEGDVAAQTHQVLKNLTAVLAAAGLQLTNVVKCSIFVKDLGNFATINQIYGTYFDEATAPARETVEVARLPRDVEVEISCVAVG, encoded by the coding sequence ATGTCCCACCAAATCATCCTCACCGACCAGGCTCCCGCGCCCATTGGCCCTTATTCGCAAGCCGTGAAGGCGGGTAACACTGTGTACGTTTCGGGCCAGATACCGCTGAGCGCCGCTGGCCAGCTGGTCGGCGAAGGCGACGTGGCCGCCCAGACGCACCAGGTGCTGAAAAACCTCACGGCCGTGCTGGCCGCCGCCGGCTTGCAGCTGACCAACGTGGTGAAGTGCTCCATCTTCGTGAAAGACCTGGGTAACTTCGCCACTATCAATCAGATATATGGCACGTACTTCGACGAGGCCACCGCCCCGGCCCGCGAAACGGTGGAAGTAGCCCGTCTGCCGCGCGACGTGGAAGTGGAGATTTCCTGCGTCGCGGTGGGGTAG
- a CDS encoding MarR family transcriptional regulator, translating to MDIFEELGPAALGSRLRRLTDTMTGQAAEVYRLYQVPFEPRWFAVFYAVATTPGRHVGDIAERIGQTHAAVSQVVKELARHELVQVQRGEADQRRSLVSLSEKGRALWPQLQLQTADVRQATEALLAETRHNLWLAIGELEYALAHQPLASRVKAVRTQRLAGEVQLLDYTPAHQADFKRLNVEWIERYFQLEAADLKALDHPDEYILQPGGHIMLAVYQGQAVGTCALLALPNHCYELAKMAVAPAAQGLGIGYQLGQAAIAWAKARGATHLYLESNTRLKPALTLYHKLGFQKTIAGQPSPYERCNIQTGQKHQTVS from the coding sequence ATGGATATTTTTGAGGAACTAGGTCCGGCCGCGCTAGGCAGCCGCCTCCGCCGCCTGACTGATACGATGACCGGGCAGGCCGCCGAGGTATATCGGCTCTATCAGGTTCCGTTCGAGCCGCGCTGGTTCGCGGTATTTTATGCGGTGGCCACTACCCCAGGTCGCCACGTGGGAGACATTGCCGAGCGAATCGGCCAGACCCACGCCGCCGTGAGCCAGGTAGTAAAGGAGCTGGCCCGCCACGAATTAGTGCAGGTGCAGCGGGGCGAAGCCGACCAGCGCCGCAGCCTGGTAAGCCTCAGCGAGAAAGGCCGCGCCCTGTGGCCGCAGCTGCAGCTGCAGACCGCCGATGTGCGCCAGGCTACCGAAGCGCTGCTGGCTGAAACCCGCCATAACCTCTGGCTGGCCATCGGCGAACTGGAATACGCGCTGGCCCACCAGCCACTGGCTAGCCGCGTAAAGGCCGTGCGCACGCAGCGGCTGGCCGGCGAAGTGCAGCTGCTCGACTACACGCCCGCCCACCAGGCCGATTTCAAGCGCCTCAACGTGGAGTGGATTGAGCGCTATTTCCAACTGGAAGCCGCCGACCTCAAGGCCCTCGACCACCCCGACGAGTACATTTTGCAGCCCGGCGGTCACATTATGCTGGCAGTTTACCAAGGGCAGGCCGTGGGAACCTGCGCCCTGCTAGCCCTTCCCAACCACTGCTACGAGCTGGCGAAAATGGCCGTAGCGCCGGCCGCGCAGGGGCTGGGCATTGGCTACCAGCTGGGGCAGGCCGCTATTGCCTGGGCCAAGGCGCGCGGGGCTACCCACCTCTACCTCGAAAGCAACACCCGGCTCAAGCCCGCGCTAACCCTGTATCATAAGCTGGGCTTTCAGAAAACCATAGCCGGCCAGCCCTCGCCTTATGAGCGCTGCAACATTCAAACAGGGCAAAAGCACCAAACGGTTAGTTAG
- a CDS encoding glutamate--tRNA ligase gives MTERPVRVRFAPSPTGPLHIGGVRTALYNYLLARKLGGTMILRIEDTDQNRFVPGAEDYIRQSLEWVGIELDESPWKGGPHAPYRQSERKPMYREYADQLIRDGYAYYAFDTPEELDVMRERLQAAKVPNPQYNSITRAQMRNSLTLPEDEVQQLLDSGTPYVIRLKVPRKEEVRFQDMIRGWVVVHSSAIDDKVLMKSDGMPTYHLANIVDDHLMDISHVIRGEEWLPSAPLHVLLYRYLGWEKTMPQFAHLPLLLKPDGTGKLSKRDGDRLGFPVFALEWHGTDAETGEPTVSRGYREDGYLPEALVNFLAFLGWNPGTAQEIFSMDELIQAFEIDRVSKSPAKFDVAKAKWYNEHYLRAKPDAELAPYLLTALAEHGIECSQDKAEQVVGVMKERVSFPQDFWQEAKYFFEAPTEYDQTVISKKWNAPVSAALAAYADALPASSEPSANAEVLKAIFNQSMEAQGLKPGQVLQALRVAVTGAAAGPDLFETLAILGTGEVAQRLRAAVERLG, from the coding sequence ATGACTGAAAGACCTGTCCGGGTGCGCTTTGCACCTTCGCCCACCGGGCCGCTGCACATTGGCGGCGTGCGCACGGCGCTATACAACTACCTGCTGGCCCGCAAGTTGGGCGGCACCATGATATTGCGCATCGAGGATACCGACCAGAATCGGTTTGTGCCGGGCGCGGAGGATTACATTCGGCAGAGCCTCGAATGGGTCGGCATTGAGCTGGACGAAAGCCCCTGGAAAGGCGGCCCGCACGCGCCCTACCGCCAGAGCGAGCGCAAGCCCATGTACCGCGAATACGCCGACCAGCTTATCCGCGACGGCTACGCCTACTACGCCTTCGACACGCCCGAGGAGCTGGACGTGATGCGCGAGCGCCTGCAAGCCGCCAAGGTGCCGAACCCGCAGTACAACAGCATCACCCGCGCCCAGATGCGCAACTCGCTGACCCTGCCCGAAGACGAAGTGCAGCAGCTGCTGGACAGTGGCACGCCCTACGTTATCCGCCTCAAGGTGCCGCGCAAGGAGGAAGTGCGCTTTCAGGATATGATTCGGGGCTGGGTGGTGGTGCATTCGAGCGCCATTGACGACAAAGTGCTGATGAAGTCGGACGGGATGCCAACTTACCACCTGGCCAATATCGTGGATGACCATTTAATGGATATCTCCCATGTTATTCGGGGGGAAGAGTGGCTGCCGAGCGCGCCGCTGCACGTGCTACTCTACCGCTATCTGGGCTGGGAGAAGACCATGCCGCAGTTTGCCCACCTACCCCTGCTGCTGAAGCCCGACGGCACTGGCAAGCTCAGCAAGCGCGACGGCGACCGGCTGGGCTTCCCGGTCTTTGCCCTGGAGTGGCACGGCACCGACGCCGAAACCGGCGAACCCACCGTGAGCCGTGGCTACCGCGAAGACGGCTACCTGCCCGAGGCACTAGTCAACTTCCTGGCCTTCCTGGGCTGGAACCCCGGCACGGCGCAGGAGATTTTCTCGATGGACGAGCTGATTCAGGCCTTTGAGATTGACCGCGTTAGCAAGTCGCCCGCCAAGTTCGACGTGGCCAAGGCCAAGTGGTACAACGAGCACTACCTGCGCGCCAAGCCCGATGCCGAGCTGGCACCTTACCTGCTCACGGCCCTGGCCGAGCACGGCATCGAGTGCTCTCAGGACAAGGCCGAGCAGGTAGTGGGCGTGATGAAAGAGCGCGTGAGCTTTCCGCAGGATTTCTGGCAGGAGGCCAAGTACTTCTTCGAAGCCCCGACCGAATACGACCAAACGGTTATCAGCAAAAAGTGGAACGCGCCGGTGAGCGCCGCGCTGGCCGCCTATGCCGACGCCCTACCCGCCAGTTCCGAGCCCAGCGCCAACGCGGAGGTGCTCAAAGCCATCTTTAACCAGAGCATGGAAGCCCAGGGCCTCAAGCCCGGCCAGGTGCTGCAAGCCCTGCGCGTGGCCGTGACGGGTGCCGCCGCCGGCCCCGACCTTTTCGAGACGCTGGCCATTCTGGGCACCGGCGAAGTAGCCCAGCGCCTGCGCGCCGCCGTGGAGCGCCTGGGATAA